The Nerophis lumbriciformis linkage group LG03, RoL_Nlum_v2.1, whole genome shotgun sequence genome includes the window atttaaagtcatattcgggccactttataatgaatatgtcggcatgtatttgtaaaaaaaaaacaaataatagtatgaactccgctgtccctcaattgtcaggtggagtgggtgggcaggattgtccatgatggccagcagtttgtccagagtcctcctgtccctcactgacacaaacgcctccaactgcgtgccaatagtttggccggctttccggatcagtttgtcaatccggtttgagtccattttgctggtgctgctgccccaacaaaccactgcaaagtaaatatgtcaaataagggtgatatttgcttattttctgtctgataagatcattcttctcactaagcagattttatgttagagtgttttacttgttttaagtgtcctaaatgatctcagtaagatattacagcttgttgctgagatttgatgacctatattgagtaaaacatgcttgaaactagaatatcaactgttgcaaagctgtgtcatcaacactcacaagtataaaactacttttttaaagtaattatttcttaattcaagcatgaaaaaaaaaaaaatcatgactttgacacaattgtgtctcataattaaaacagatgacagccaaatggactttgcggttttattttcaatgaaacaatagaaaataggtactcgtatacagaggtgggtagagtagccagaaattgtactcaagtaagagtactgttactttagagatttattactcaagtaaaagtaaggagtagtcacccaaatattgacttgagtaaaagtaaaaagtatgttgtgaaaaaactacttaagtactgagtaactgatgagtaacatacacacacatatcatatatatatatatatatacacacacatatatatatatatatatatatatatatatatatatatatatatatatatatatatatatatatatacacacacacacacacacatatacatacatatatatatatatatatatatatatatatatatatatatatatatatatacattgatatatacagtatataatttatatttatttattttgccgtttttgtttacatgttaaaggtgctttaatgaatatacatgcatgtttaacacatatagtgttatgatccgctgcccggatcatatttttgtttttgttttcaagtcacttgtgttttcagcacctcttgagtttgtttctgttgccatgacggcagattatagtcacctgcctctggttagtgtcccggacgcgcacctgttgcccgggcactaatcagagggctatttagtttacgcgctggcctcattcggtctgttggttttgtttgctcctacgcaacaagttacgctcctagtttcgctcatagtttacattttgatattagcatctttgctaccctcttgttttccgtgccgtggtgcaccgcgcagcattttgttctgcaatcagaataaatcatttattctcacctgcaagccgcttcctgacatccctctgtatcttgaaaagacgacctccggcatcacaatgccacgtaagcgtaacatatagattcctttctttcatgaagacaagaatataagttggtgtattacctgattctgatgacttgcgttgattgtaatcagacagtagtgatgataacgtccacgttttcaaatggaggagaaaaaaagttcctcctttctgtctaataccacatgaaagtgtttggtttttggcatctaatttgtccagcttccatattcgtttttatacactttacaagaaatacattggcggcaaactccgtagcttgctagcttgtttgcgctggctttcggagactcttattttgaaagcgcatgcgcgatggagcggcacttttattgtgaagacaggaactgtgcagtcagtctttaggcttttgacgagatgtacggttgaaaaaaaaaagggtctttttttccttcacaattttgattgattgattggaacttgtattagtagattgcacagtacagtacatattccgtacaattgaccactaaatggtaacaccccaataagtttttccacttgtttaagtcgggtcatgtgaccgcctggctctatttgattggttcaacgtcaccagtgactgcatctgattggtggaacgtagtgaacgtcaccagtgactgtattgaaacgcaggcactatgaaggtctgtctgacagaccaaaacaaacaaagtgtgcattaacagatcgataaaaattagtagcgagtagcgagctgaatgtagataaaagtagcggagtaaaagtagcgtttcttctctataaatatactcaagtaaaagtaaaagtatgttgcattaaaactactcttagaagtacaatttatcccaaaagttactcaagtagatgtaacggagtaaatgtagcgcgttactacccacctctgctcgtatagtagtacagttggcacagtacagtaaagtgacagttaatatttaaacatttcacatgtgacatttcaaactattttgaacagaaatagttcatgcacattcaggtgaattattcaaaattacaataaaaaattttttgggCTGGgggccatgtatatatatatatatatatatatatatatatatatatatatatatatatatatatatatatatatatatatacgtactagggatgtcccgatccgatatttggatcggatcggccgccaatatttgccaaaaattgcgtatcggcaaggaatgggaaaatgccgatccagttttaaaaaaaactccggtccgtgttttccaacgcaccgatttaaataatatattccacttttctgctgctccctaatttccgttccgcattttccagcacaccttcaacacatccacaggtctgtggattctcacacagttgcatttagctgctggcattacacgacaggctcttctcactctttcctgtgtctccctctcacagacagcaagcgcaccttcttacacacgtcacatactgtcacgtcacacgtcacatacgtatacgtcctctcccagcagagaggtagcaccatggctaacgttagctgtgatgctagcgcagccgctaaggtgcgcgcctgctcaagcgtcctctgcgcacggcaaatctatgccacgcacaaaatcaaataaaaaaataagcgcataacaattttcgacacacggacacgacagagaaaacagttttcgtcatcattgttcaaatattgtaacgtctgtcgagacgcttatctccattcggtgccacacgtccacaccatcaaaatgccgaggcaaacatttccacatcaacaccgtatgaaaaaaatagtgatttttttttagttgtgatttccttctctgcatgaaagtttaaaagtagcatatattaatgcagtatgaagaagaatgttttaatgtagacacatagaatcatcatactgctgtcattatatgcatcaagtgttcattcaaggctaaggcaaaatatcgagatatatatcgtgtatcgcaatatggccttaaaatatcgcaacattaaaaaaaggccatatcgcccagccctagttcaatgatgccatttctgtttgtcatgtataattttgtctattttgtgtttatccttgaataaacaggtcagtttcttgttaccaaccattgtgtattattcaaactcccctaattcagctggctagttgttatcaagagtactaaaacccttttcaacatgattctgacaactaagtaggctaaataactttaaactttaatacgtgctcggataggccagtatcggtcagtatcggtatcggatcggaagtgcaaaaacaatatcggtatcggatcggaagtgcaaaaacctggatcgggacatccctaatacatacatatacaggtaaaagccagtaaattagaatattttgaaaaacttgatttatttcagtaattgcattcaaaaggtgtaacttgtacattatatttattcattgcacacagactgatgcattcaaatgtttatttcatttaattttgatgatttgaagtggcaacaaatgaaaatccaaaattccgtgtgtcacaaaattagaatattacttaaggctaatacaaaaaagggatttttagaaatgttggccaactgaaaagtatgaaaatgaaaaatatgagcatgtacaatactcaatacttggttggagctccttttgcctcaattactgcgttaatgcggcgtggcatggagtcgatgagtttctggcactgctcaggtgttatgagagcccaggttgctctgatagtggccttcaactcttctgcgtttttgggtctggcattctgcatcttccttttcacaataccccacagattttctatggggctaaggtcaggggagttggcgggccaatttagaacagaaataccatggtccgtaaaccaggcacgggtagattttgcgctgtgtgcaggcgccaagtcctgttggaacttgaaatctccatctccatagagcaggtcagcagcaggaagcatgaagtgctctaaaacttgctggtagacggctgcgttgaccctggatctcaggaaacagagtggaccgacaccagcagatgacatggcaccccaaaccatcacccaaccatgcaaattttgcatttcctttggaaatcgaggtcccagagtctggaggaagacaggagaggcacaggatccacgttgcctgaagtctagtgtaaagtttccaccatcagtgatggtttggggtgccatgtcatctgctggtgtcggtccactctgtttcctgagatccagggtcaacgcagccgtctaccagcaagttttagagcacttcatgcttcctgctgctgacctgctctatggagatggagatttcaagttccaacaggacttggcgcctgcacacagcgcagaatctacccgtgcctggttgacggaccatggtatttctgttctaaattggcccgccaactcccctgaccttagccccatagaaaatctgtggggtattgtgaaaaggaagatgcagaatgccagacccaaaaacgcagaagagttgaaggccactatcagagcaacctgggctctcataacacctgagcagtgccagaaactcatcgactccatgccacgccgcattaacgcagtaattgaggcaaaaggagctccaaccaagtattgagtattgtacatgctcatatttttcattttcatacttttcagttggccaacatttctaaaaatcccttttttgtattagccttaagtaatattctaattttgtgacacacggaattttggattttcatttgttgccacttcaaatcatcaaaattaaatgaaataaacatttgaatgcatcagtctgtgtgcaatgaataaatataatgtacaagttacaccttttgaatgcaattactgaaataaatcaagtttttcaaaatattctaatttactggcttttacctgtatgtatgtatgtatgtatgtatgtatgcatgtatgtatgtatgtatgtatatatatatatatatatatatatatatatatatatatatatatatatatatatatatggcagtgccatgttggcgtcatcgctccgagagcgaataatagaaaggcgtttaattcgccaaaattcacccatttagagttcggaaatcggttaaaaaaatatatggtcttttttctgcaacatcaaggtatatattgacgcttacataggtctggtgataatgttcccctttaaaggcactgcctttagtgtcctctacaacctgtcgtcacgtccgcttttcctccatacaaacagcgtgccggcccaatcacataatatctacggcttttcaaacacacataagtgaatgcaattcatacttggtcaacagccatgcaggtcacaccgagggtggccgtataaacaactttaacactgttacaaatatgcgccacactgtgaacccacaccaaaacaagaatgacagacacatttagggagaacatccgcaccgtaacacaacagaacaaatacccagaaccccttgcagcactaactcttccgggacgcgacaatatacacccccccccccccgctatcctcctaccccacccccccacctcaaccccgcccacctcaacttcctcatgctctctcagggagagcatgtcacaaattccaagctgctgttttgaggcatgttaaaaaaaaaaaaaaagcactttgtgacttcaataatacatatggcagtgccatgttggcattttttgccataacttgagttgatttattttggaaaaccttgttacattctttaatgcatccagcggggcatcacaacaaaatgaggcataataatgtgttaattccacaactgtataaatcggtatcgtttgatatcggaatcggtaattaagagttggacaatatcggatatgggcaaaaaaagccattatcggacatctctaataattactacttgtcttgcagacgtccagcagctgattggtcgACAAGAAGAACGTCTTTCTTATCCGCATGCGGGGAGCTCCACTTTAGAGCGGGAAGATCCACAGACCTTCcgctttaaagaggaagaggaggaactctggattAGTCAGGAGGAAGGGTGTCTTCTATGGCAGGAGGAGGCCGATCTCACCAAGTTGCCACTGaccgttgtctctgtgaagactgaagaccatgaggacaaaccacctgagtcctcacagcttcattaTAGTCTAAGTGAGAAGAACAAGGGGGCGGAGCCTCAAAGCTGCAGCAGATTAACACGAAACCCGAGGACAGAAGCTGATGAAGACCACTGTGGCGGATCACAAGctgacaacctcttagctccactatcaggcAGTGACGACACATCACACTATCCAGAGGATGGAGATACTCAAGAACCcttgagcagcgatacagactgtgaagaTGATATTAAGACGGATAAAAACTCTGAATGTTCTAAACAAAACatgtgtaaaaaatgtttaacctGCTCAGTTTGTGATAAACCCTTTTCTTATAAGAGTGACCTGGCTCAACACATGCGGacgcacactggagagaaaccttttagttGCTCTATTTGCCATAAGCTGTTCTCTGTCAAAAGCAATATGCGTTCGCACATGAAGAGACACACGGGACAAAGACTTTTCAGTTGCTCGGACTGCGGCAAAACGTTCTTTCAAAAGGTACACATGCTGtcccacatgagaacgcacacgggaGAGAAACCTTTCAGTTGCTTGGTTTGCGGCAGAACATTCTCCGAGAAGAATTCCGTCAGGTTGCACGTCAGgacgcacacgggagaaaaacctttcacttGCTCGGTTTGCGATAAAAGATTTTCCCGAAAGACGCTGTTGGTGTCGCACACgagaacgcacacgggagaaaaaccgtaCCACTGCTCAATTTGCGGAGATGGGTTTTCTCGGAAGTCGTCTTTGAACAAACACGTGCAGAGCCACTGATGGTTCTTCTGTCTTCCATACAGTTGGCGTTAGAAGTGAAGTGTTTAAGCTATAGACAGGTTAACTTCTCTAATATATTTTGTTTGATGCTGGTCTTTGAATGCAACACATAatcaattgtaataataatcaattGTTGATGTCTCTGTCAATGAATGCTTTCTAATGTAACCTGCTCAGTTTGTGATAAACCCTTTTCTTATAAGAGTGACCTGGCTCAACACATGCGgacgcacactggagaaaaaccttttagctGCTCTATTTGCCATAAGCTGTTCTCTGTCAAAAGCAATATGCGCTCGCACATGAAGAGACACACGGGACAAAGACTTTTCAGTTGCTCGGACTGCGGCAAAACGTTCTTTCAAAAGGTACACATGCTGtcccacatgagaacgcacacgggaGAGAAACCTTTCAGTTGCTTGGTTTGCGGCAGAACATTCTCCGAGAAGAATTCCGTCAGGTTGCACGTCAGgacgcacacgggagaaaaacctttcacttGCTCGGTTTGCGATAAAAGATTTTCCCGAAAGACGCTGTTGGTGTCGCACACgagaacgcacacgggagaaaaaccgtaCCACTGCTCAATTTGCGGAGATGGGTTTTCTCGGAAGTCGTCTTTGAACAAACACGTGCAGAGCCACTGATGGTTCTTCTGGCTTCCATACAGTTGGCGTTAGAAGTGAAGTGTTTAAGCTATAGACATGTTAACTTCTCTAATATATTTTGTTTGATGCTGGTCTTTGAATGCAACACATAatcaattgtaataataatcaattGTTGATGTCTCTGTCAATGAATGCTTTCTAATGTAACCTGCTCAGTTTGTGATAAACCCTTTTCTTATAAGAGTGACCTGGCTCAACACATGCGgacgcacactggagaaaaaccttttagttgCTCTATTTGCCATAAGCTGTTCTCTGTCAAAAGCAATATGCGTTCGCACATGAAGAGACACACGGGACAAAGACTTTTCAGTTGCTCGGACTGCGGCAAAACGTTCTTTCAAAAGGTACACATGCTGtcccacatgagaacgcacacgggaGAGAAACCTTTCAGTTGCTTGGTTTGCGGCAGAACATTCTCCGAGAAGAATTCCGTCAGGTTGCACGTCAGgacgcacacgggagaaaaacctttcacttGCTCGGTTTGCGATAAAAGGTTTTCCCGAAAGACGCTGTTGGTGTCGCACACgagaacgcacacgggagaaaaaccataCCACTGCTCAATTTGCGGAGATGGGTTTTCTCGGAAGTCGTCTTTGAACAAACACGTGCAGAGCCACTGATGGTTCTTCTGGCTTCCATACAGTTGGCATTAGAAGTGAAGTGTTTAAGCTATAGACAGGTTAACTTCTCTAATATATTTTGTTTGATGCTGGTCTTTGAATGCAACACATAatcaattgtaataataatcaattGTTGATGTCTCTGTCAATGAATGCTTTCTAAT containing:
- the LOC133577163 gene encoding uncharacterized protein, which encodes MLQVLIKERLMAAADEIFALFERTIASYEEELSRTRETKEAVSEAPIVLRVEDVQQRMGRQGERRPRWGSSTSRQEYPQPPQVKEEDGELWITPKEECLRGQGEANLTKLPLTVVSVKTEEHEDEPPESSQLHHRTNVQQLIGRQEERLSYPHAGSSTLEREDPQTFRFKEEEEELWISQEEGCLLWQEEADLTKLPLTVVSVKTEDHEDKPPESSQLHYSLSEKNKGAEPQSCSRLTRNPRTEADEDHCGGSQADNLLAPLSGSDDTSHYPEDGDTQEPLSSDTDCEDDIKTDKNSECSKQNMCKKCLTCSVCDKPFSYKSDLAQHMRTHTGEKPFSCSICHKLFSVKSNMRSHMKRHTGQRLFSCSDCGKTFFQKVHMLSHMRTHTGEKPFSCLVCGRTFSEKNSVRLHVRTHTGEKPFTCSVCDKRFSRKTLLVSHTRTHTGEKPYHCSICGDGFSRKSSLNKHVQSH